A region of the bacterium genome:
GTAGGTGGCCGCGATCAGCATCGTCAGCACCGCAACCCCCATGTCTCGTTGCAGGACGATCAAGCCCACCGGGCCCGCTGCAATCATGGCGGGCCCCCAGAGATCGCGGACGCGACGGATCTCACTCGGCGGGTTGCGGTGGAAGTAACGAGCCATCGCCAGGATCAGGCCCACCTTCGCGAGTTCTGCCGGCTGGAGGCTGAGCGGGCCATAGATCAGCCACGAGCGGTTCCCCCGCGTGATCGGAGCCAACACCAGAGTGGATGCGACCAACAAGAGCGTGCCCACATAGACCGGCACCGCCAGACGTTCGAGACGCCGGTAGTCGAGGACCAGGGCCACCAGCATTCCGATCGTGGCGACGCCCAGGGCAAGCGTCTGCCGGCGAAATTCCGGCGGCAGGCCTGACTCCACCCCAGGCGAGGATGCCGAGTAGAGATTCGCAAGGCCGATCCCCAGCACGCATGCGACGAGCCCGAGCAACACCCAGTCGAAGTGCTGCAGGGAACGCCGGTCAATCGCCGGATTCATCGTTGCCCCCTTCGGTCGCGGCCACCAACGGCCCACCGTTCTTCTTCTCGAAGTAGCGGGCCAGGATGCGCTGAGCGATGGGTGCCGCGGCCGTGCTGCCGTGAAGGCCATGCTCGACGAAGACGGCCACGGCGATCTCCGGATCGTCCGCCGGAGCGAAGGCACCGAACCAGCCGTGATCACGCTGCCGAATCGGGATCTCGTTCTCCTTCAGGCCTTCCACCTGATCGAGACGAACGACCTGTGCCGTCCCCGTCTTGCCCGCCACCTCGACACCGGGGACACGCGCACGTGCACCGGTTCCATGGGGCTCCTCCACGACAGCGCGTAGACCGCGACGAACCAGGGCGAGCCGGGCCGGCGTGACGGGCACTTCGCCAGCCTGCTCCGTCGGGAAGCTCTTCACGGTGATTCCATCCTGGGTCTCGAGCCGCAAGACCAGCCGTGGCTTCATCACCTTGCCACCATTGGCGAGAGCGGCATAAGCGACGGCGAGCTGCAACGGCGTGTAGAGATTGAAGCCCTGACCGATGCTCGCCGACACGGTCTCGCCCGGATACCAGGGCTTCCCGAAACGCCGCCGCTTCCACGCACTGCTCGGTACCAACCCGGGCGCCTCGGATCCCAGGCCGAGGCCCGGTGTGCGGCCGATTCCAAACGCCTTCGCGTAGTTGGCAAGCCGGTCGATGCCGAGCTTCTCACCGTAGGTGTAGAAGAACACATCGCAGGATTCGCGTAGCGCATCCATGAGATCCACCGTGCCGTGCCCGGCGCGCTTCCAACAGCGGTAGACGCGGCCACCGAAACGAAAGAACCCGGGACAGTAGGCCGTCGTACGCGGACCGATCACACCTTCCTGCAACAAGGCGGCCGCAACGATGGCCTTGTGCGTCGAACCCGGAGGATAGTGATTCTGGAGTGCGCGGTTCTGAAGAGGATCCCAATCATCGGATGTGAGCCCCTTCCAGGTGGCCGTGTCGATGCCGCCGGCAAAGGAGTTCGGGTCGAAGGCGGGCCGCGACACCATCGCGAGCACGTCACCCGTGTTCACATCGAGGGCCACGGCGGCACCAATCCGTGCGAGTTCGCCCTCGGGAGCCTCTTCGAAGCCTTCCTCGGCGGCGAGTTGCAGATCCCGATCCAGGCTCAACACCACCCGGCCTCCGGGCACCGCCGGCACCTCCAGGAGCGGATCCCCCACCTCTCGGCCAGCGACGTCTACGACGACATTCCGGCCGCCTTCCCGACCGCGGAGATGGGCCTCGAAGCGCGCCTCCAAGCCGGTCTGCCCGATCACATCGCCGGAACGGTAGTCCTGGAAGGCCTCACGTTCGAGCTGATCGGCGCGGATCTCTCCGATCGTCCCCAGGAGATGAGCGGCCAGGGTGCCGGAGAGATAGTGGCGCCGGGGTTCGACGTGGGTGTGAACGCCCGGCATCGCGAACCGATGGGACTCGACCCGCGCGAGCATCTCGAAATCCAGATCATCCGCCAGCACGCGAGGACGGAAACGCCGGCTCCCCCTGCTCGAGCCCGCCTTTTCGTCCAACTCCGCAGGGGCCGCTCCGAGCAACTGCCCGAGAGCGGCGAATGTCCGTTCACGAGCAGAAAGATCGTTAGGCGTGACCTCCAGCCGATAGGCCGGACGCGTACTGGCAAGCACCCTGCCTTCCCTGTCGAGCACTTCTCCCCGCGGTGCCTCCAAACGAACCTGGCGAACCGAGTTCTGCTCGGACCGGCGGCGCAGCTCGTCCCCCTCCAGGATCTGGAGCTGGAAGAGCCGGACCACGAAAACGAACAGGACCCCAAGGATCAAGGCGGCCGCCAGGTACAGCCTTCCTTCGATCGGCAACTGCCCCCCCGCCAGTTGGGTGCTCAAGACGCAGCTCCGTTCACAGGCCAGACCGTCCTGTCTCGAGCCGCATCTCCCGCCGGGCCTGACTCTCGTCCAATCGGTCTACGAGGCCCTGAGCCAGGCTGCCGACGA
Encoded here:
- the mrdA gene encoding penicillin-binding protein 2; amino-acid sequence: MSTQLAGGQLPIEGRLYLAAALILGVLFVFVVRLFQLQILEGDELRRRSEQNSVRQVRLEAPRGEVLDREGRVLASTRPAYRLEVTPNDLSARERTFAALGQLLGAAPAELDEKAGSSRGSRRFRPRVLADDLDFEMLARVESHRFAMPGVHTHVEPRRHYLSGTLAAHLLGTIGEIRADQLEREAFQDYRSGDVIGQTGLEARFEAHLRGREGGRNVVVDVAGREVGDPLLEVPAVPGGRVVLSLDRDLQLAAEEGFEEAPEGELARIGAAVALDVNTGDVLAMVSRPAFDPNSFAGGIDTATWKGLTSDDWDPLQNRALQNHYPPGSTHKAIVAAALLQEGVIGPRTTAYCPGFFRFGGRVYRCWKRAGHGTVDLMDALRESCDVFFYTYGEKLGIDRLANYAKAFGIGRTPGLGLGSEAPGLVPSSAWKRRRFGKPWYPGETVSASIGQGFNLYTPLQLAVAYAALANGGKVMKPRLVLRLETQDGITVKSFPTEQAGEVPVTPARLALVRRGLRAVVEEPHGTGARARVPGVEVAGKTGTAQVVRLDQVEGLKENEIPIRQRDHGWFGAFAPADDPEIAVAVFVEHGLHGSTAAAPIAQRILARYFEKKNGGPLVAATEGGNDESGD